From one Balaenoptera acutorostrata chromosome 6, mBalAcu1.1, whole genome shotgun sequence genomic stretch:
- the SLC27A4 gene encoding long-chain fatty acid transport protein 4, with protein MLLGASLVGLLLFSKLVLKLPWTQVGFSLLFLYLGSGGWRFVRVFVKTIRRDVFGGIVLLKVKAKVQQYLRERRTVPILFASTVQRHPNKTALIFEGTDTHWTFCQLDDYSSGVANFLQARGLASGDVVALFMENRNEFVGLWLGMAKLGVEAALINTNLRRDALRHCLTSSQARALIFGSEMAPAVLEICANLDPSVSLFCTGAWEASAVPAGTEHLDPLLEDAPKHLPSRPNKGFVDKLFYIYTSGTTGLPKAAIVVHSRYYRMAALVYYGFRMRPDDIIYDCLPLYHSAGNIVGIGQCLLHGMTVVIRKKFSASRFWDDCIKYNCTIVQYIGELCRYLLNQPPREAENRHRVRMALGNGLRQSIWTNFCSRFHIPQVAEFYGATECNCSLGNFDGQVGACGFNSRILSFVYPIRLVRVNEDTMELIRGPDGICLPCQPGEPGQLVGAIMQQDPLRRFDGYLNRGANNKKIAKDVFKKGDQAYLTGDVLVMDELGYLYFRDRTGDTFRWKGENVSTTEVEGTLSRLLAMADVAVYGVEVPGNEGRAGMAAVASPSGSCDLERLAQLLEKELPLYARPIFLRFLPELHKTGTFKLQKTDLRKEGFDPTVLKDPLFYLDARKGRYVPLDREAYTRIQAGEEKL; from the exons ATGCTGCTTGGGGCGTCTCTGGTGGGGCTGCTGCTGTTCTCCAAGCTGGTGCTGAAACTGCCCTGGACCCAAGTAGGGTTCTCCCTGCTGTTTCTCTACCTGGGGTCTGGCGGCTGGCGCTTCGTCCGAGTCTTTGTCAAGACCATCAGGCGTGATGTCTT CGGCGGCATAGTGCTCCTGAAGGTGAAGGCCAAGGTCCAACAGTACCTGCGGGAGCGGCGCACGGTGCCCATCTTGTTCGCCTCCACGGTCCAGCGCCACCCGAACAAGACGGCCCTGATCTTCGAGGGCACGGACACCCACTGGACCTTCTGCCAGCTGGATGACTACTCAAGCGGCGTGGCCAACTTCCTGCAGGCGCGGGGCCTGGCCTCGGGCGACGTGGTCGCCCTCTTCATGGAGAACCGCAATGAGTTTGTGGGCCTGTGGCTGGGCATGGCCAAGCTGGGCGTGGAGGCAGCGCTCATCAACACCAACCTCCGGCGGGACGCGCTGCGCCACTGCCTGACCTCCTCCCAGGCCCGGGCCCTCATCTTCGGCAGCGAGATGGCCCCAG CTGTCCTTGAGATCTGTGCCAACCTGGACCCCTCCGTCAGCCTCTTCTGCACCGGTGCCTGGGAGGCCAGCGCAGTGCCCGCTGGCACGGAGCACCTGGACCCCCTGCTAGAAGATGCCCCTAAGCACCTGCCCAGCCGCCCCAACAAGGGCTTCGTAG ataagcTCTTCTACATCTACACGTCAGGCACCACAGGGCTGCCCAAAGCTGCCATCGTGGTGCACAGCAG gtATTACCGCATGGCTGCCCTGGTGTACTACGGCTTCCGCATGCGGCCCGACGACATCATCTACGACTGTCTCCCCCTCTACCACTCTGCAG GAAACATCGTGGGAATCGGGCAGTGCCTGCTCCATGGCATGACGGTGGTGATCCGGAAGAAGTTCTCAGCTTCCCGCTTCTGGGACGATTGTATCAAATACAACTGCACA ATCGTGCAGTACATTGGCGAACTGTGCCGCTACCTCCTGAACCAGCCGCCCCGGGAGGCGGAAAACCGGCACCGGGTGCGCATGGCACTCGGCAACGGCCTCCGGCAGTCCATCTGGACCAACTTCTGTAGCCGCTTCCACATTCCCCAGGTGGCCGAGTTTTACGGGGCCACTGAGTGCAACTGCAGCCTGGGCAACTTCGACGGCCAG GTGGGGGCCTGTGGATTCAACAGCCGCATCCTGTCCTTCGTGTACCCCATCCGGCTGGTTCGCGTCAACGAGGACACCATGGAGCTGATCCGGGGGCCTGACGGCATTTGCCTTCCCTGCCAGCCAG GTGAGCCGGGCCAGCTGGTGGGCGCCATCATGCAGCAGGACCCCCTGCGGCGCTTCGACGGCTACCTCAACCGGGGCGCCAACAACAAGAAGATCGCCAAGGATGTCTTCAAGAAGGGGGACCAGGCCTACCTCACCG GCGACGTGCTGGTGATGGACGAGCTGGGCTACCTGTACTTTCGGGACCGCACGGGGGACACCTTCCGCTGGAAAGGCGAGAACGTGTCCACCACGGAGGTGGAGGGCACGCTCAGCCGCCTGCTGGCCATGGCCGACGTGGCCGTGTATGGCGTCGAGGTGCCAG GAAACGAGGGCCGGGCCGGCATGGCCGCTGTGGCCAGCCCCTCCGGCAGCTGTGATCTGGAGCGCTTAGCCCAGCTCCTGGAGAAGGAGCTGCCCCTGTATGCCCGCCCCATCTTCCTGCGCTTCCTGCCTGAGCTGCACAAAACAG ggACCTTCAAGCTACAGAAGACAGACCTGCGAAAGGAGGGCTTTGACCCAACAGTTTTGAAAGACCCACTGTTCTACCTGGATGCCCGGAAGGGCCGCTATGTCCCTCTGGACCGAGAGGCCTACACTCGCATCCAGGCGGGCGAGGAGAAGCTGTGA